The Deltaproteobacteria bacterium genome has a window encoding:
- a CDS encoding ABC transporter permease produces MTEWLVALAGSALALGTPLLFAALGELVSERAGVLNIGVEGLMLTGAFAGFLACWGTGSPLVGMIAAAGAAMLLGALLAGWVVGLDADQVVAGAALNLLALGVTGVAYRAVFGVTGAALTVPTFEPIALGGDAWWLAPLRQPAPVWAGLALVPLAWLVLARTRLGLALRAVGEAPEAAASLGIRVDAVRVGALLVAALLAGIGGGYLSLAYSNTFVEGMSAGRGFIALAIVVFGRWRPLGILGGALLFGAASAAQFHLQAAGMAVSYHLLLMLPYVLTLAVLAIATGTAAAPAALGRRRRG; encoded by the coding sequence ATGACCGAATGGCTCGTAGCGCTCGCCGGCTCGGCCCTGGCCCTCGGCACACCGCTCCTCTTCGCCGCGCTCGGCGAGCTCGTGAGCGAGCGCGCCGGCGTGCTCAACATCGGCGTCGAAGGCCTCATGCTGACCGGCGCGTTCGCCGGATTCCTCGCGTGCTGGGGAACGGGGAGCCCGCTCGTCGGCATGATCGCGGCGGCCGGAGCCGCAATGTTGCTCGGGGCGCTCCTCGCCGGCTGGGTCGTCGGACTCGACGCCGACCAGGTCGTGGCTGGCGCGGCCCTCAACCTCCTCGCCCTCGGCGTCACCGGCGTCGCCTACCGCGCCGTGTTCGGCGTGACCGGCGCCGCGCTCACCGTTCCGACCTTCGAACCGATCGCGCTCGGCGGCGACGCGTGGTGGCTCGCGCCGCTCCGCCAGCCGGCGCCGGTCTGGGCGGGGCTCGCGCTCGTGCCGCTCGCGTGGCTCGTGCTCGCGCGCACGCGGCTCGGGCTCGCGCTCCGCGCCGTCGGCGAGGCGCCCGAGGCCGCCGCGAGCCTCGGCATTCGCGTCGACGCCGTACGCGTCGGCGCGCTCCTCGTCGCGGCCCTCCTCGCGGGGATCGGAGGCGGCTACCTCTCGCTCGCCTACTCCAACACCTTCGTCGAAGGCATGTCGGCCGGACGCGGTTTCATTGCGCTCGCGATCGTCGTCTTCGGACGCTGGCGGCCGCTCGGCATCCTCGGAGGCGCGCTCCTCTTCGGGGCCGCGAGCGCCGCGCAGTTCCACCTGCAAGCGGCCGGCATGGCAGTCTCGTATCACCTCCTCTTGATGCTCCCCTACGTCCTCACGCTCGCGGTGCTCGCGATCGCGACCGGCACGGCGGCGGCTCCCGCGGCGCTCGGGCGCCGGCGGCGCGGGTAA